The nucleotide sequence GTTACTCTGCGAGCAAGACATGCTTAAGGAGCTTAATCTCAGTGACCCAAGCGGCTCCCACCTCTTAGATATGGGTTGTGGACGAGGGCGAGTGGCGTATCATCTTGCGACAAGCACGGGCGGTAAGGTTTCTGGATACAACATCGACGCCAATCAGCTCGAGAGTGCCGTCAGTTGGGCAAACGAGTGCAATATGGAGGACCGCTTGCATTTCCAGGTTGGAAATCACCACGAGCCGCTGGCGTATGATTCCGAGAGCTTTGATGGTTGTTACTCTGTTCAGGCCGTGTGGCCCTTCTTCAAAAAAGAGGAACTTGATGACCACGCTAAAGAAATGCATCGCGTGCTCAAACCTGGTGCTCGGTACTCCTGTGCGGAGTATCTTTTGACTCCTCACTTTGACTGGGACAATCAGGAGCACGTGACTTTGCATAAATCATACTTGCCAACTCTTGCGGCTACGCAATCGATGTATCCGGCTGATGTATGCGCGGCGCTTGAAAGGGCTGGCTTCAATATTATTCTTTCCGCTCCATCAAAGAGTGCAGCCTGGCCAATCTGTGAACAAAAGAGAGATTTAATTCTCACGGCACGCCGAGCGATTCGGGGCCTAGAGAAAATGGGCCTCATGCCGCCGTGGGTGGAAGAGTCACTGAACTTACTGCAGACCGGTGGCGAGTCGTGGACGACCGCTGAAAAGGCCAATATTGCCGACTTAAACTGGCGAATCGTCGCTGAGAAACCTGCATAAGGCTGATTATCAGGGCAGGTGGCTACCACCTTGCCGAAGCCTTTAAAGCGATAAATCTTAGTTTATCTCGAGCTTGACCAAGTGCTGGGCGTGACCAGCTCTAAGCCAAGATGGTCGTGTACCTCCGCCGAGATCCCATAGGTTAAATTAATCCATTAAAACCGTGTGCATACGATTCTTCCTCTCCCTTTTTTATCCACTCGATGTTTTAGTTTGTGGGTTTGAATCACATTGGCATTGTAGGTCTCATCGAGTACACTACCCACGGGTTATCCACTCTGTTTTGAAAAGTATTGGGAGTCTAGGAATGAAGTTTATCGGCCATCTATCTTTGGTGATTTCTTGTTGTCTTTTGTTTGCTGCGTGCAGCGGCTCAGACGATGAAACAAGCACCGGTGACGAGCCACAAGTTACCGATGTGGGCGAGGGTAACGACACAACTCCCGATGAAACAGACGACAACACAGATCCAGACGGGACTGAAACCGGCACGGATGATAGCGATACCGAAGTCGATGATGACACTGAAGAGCAAGTAAATGTTGAAGTAGACAGCAGCGCGGATGTTGCCTGTGATGGCAGTCCTGACGTGATGCGAGGTGCTGTAGCGGGCCGTGCCATCCTATGTGGTTTCGACCACGATGAAGGAATCGTACGAGGTGTTGCAAAAAGCATGGACGGCGACGAAGAAGCGCTCGAAGAGGGTGACCTCGTTGTTTATCAGTTCAATCCTTCGGCGTGGGATATGAGTTCTCTCACCCAAGGTGATGACCAAGTTCTTACCTTTGAAGCGTTGAGCGAATTTGTTTACGAGCAAGGTCTGCAAGAGGGCATCACCGACTCCGAAGATGTGGTTCGTGATTTAAGTGATTCATTTGCTCAAGACATTTTGGATACCACTCACCAGTGTCTCCCGGCTTACCTGCAGCATTACGAAGTGATGTTAGATTGTTTGGCCGAGCCAACGCCTGTGATCACTTGCGACGAAGAGATAGCGCCGATTATAGAAGGTACAGCCTGTGCGAGTCACAATGGTTCGGTTGCGGATTGGGTAAAGTCTTATCTTACGACGCTCGGTGTACTCACGGGTGATGGTGAGCGGGAAACCTATGAAAACATCCTTAATGATTCCACGTTCTCTTCAACAGTCTTGGACCGCAAGCTAACGGTAGCTGATCTGCGATTCTACCAATACTTCTACGCTAAGCGAGATCTGGATATCGTCGGTGCTAATGGTAGTCTCGAACGCTACGACTCATTTCTTAACCCGAACCATTGGGCCGAGTATCCATTGGTCGCGGAAACCACGGTGTCTGACTGCGAGAGCGCTGGCGAACCGCGTTGCTGCGAGTACCAGGCATTTATCGATACCTACGACTCTAACCCAGCTGATTTGATGACGTTGGTTAATAGTTGTGACAATCAATTTGAAGCTTTGGGACCGTATGAGAACTCTCAGCTCTACAAGACGTTGCTGCATAACGACGGCTCCGTAGGCGGAGATAATGCTTTTACCATTGATGAGTTTTTTCGCCCGTTCATCTTGCATTATGAGAAGACCACAGCGCCTGTAGATCGCGGAGTTTGCTACTGGTCAGCCCTACGTGATTTTGCTGCTCGCACAATTTCCGTTGATGCAGGGAATGCCGCGCTCGAAATGAACGTGTCCGATATGGATACATATATTCAGGAGTACAATACGACCATTGCAGCTTACGATGGTTCTGAAGCTGCGGTCAGTGCAGGTATCTGCGAATTCTCCGAGGATTAATTTTGATTCTGAGGTGGCTTTAAAAGACCTTAAACTCCCCATGCCGCCGGTGAATTCTTCGCCGGCTTTCCAACGTGTGTATTCTTTGAAATCTTTATGGGTTGGCTGAGCTTGTTTTCAGGGGCCTAAAAACATGGTCTTATGGGTTAACAAGCGCGTCTTGTCGTCCGAACTTTTTTTCGGTCCACGAGGATTGAAAAGAGTTCAGCTGTTCGTTTCGGACGAGAGAGACTCTGCCCTGGGAGTTTTGAGTGACTATCGATAAGCAAGCATTCGTGATGTTGGTGATTCTGGCTGTATTTTGCACGGTATTTTCACCAGGCTGCAGTGGTTCTGAATCGAGCGAGCCCGCGGCATGTTTAAGTGGCGTTTACGACAGTTGTAATGTCTGCGATGGAGACGGTGCGTCTTGTATGGATTGCAGCGCCGAGTCCGGCAACCCATGCTCCGATTTGTTGATTGAGTCTTTTACCTACAACTCAACGACCCATGAGTTTTTGGTGGAAGTAACCAATCAAGGCGGCGTCGCCGCAACCGATATAGAAATTGGTTTTGTGTTTAATCAGACCATAGCTGAGCCATGCGCGGCGGAGGAGGTGGATGGCGTTATCTCTGTACCCAACATCGGCTCCAACGAAACGGTTTCTCTAACGAGTCGTGGACTCTTCGATATTTCGGTTATGCAACCGATAGCGCAATCCGGTACCCACAGCGCCCAGGTTCTAGCGGATTGGAACTGCGGTATTTTGGAAGCCGATGAAAGTAACAATGGGGCGACGATAGAGTTTTCAATAACTGACCTTACTCAATATTCGTCACGGGGACTTCATGGCTACATTGGAAGTTATTCGAGCTTCACACCAGAGACTTACCGTTACGGAGCAAGTTTCTATTCTTCTGTTTGGTCTTTAATTGAAAAGCCTATCGCCAACTTTCAAATAGGGTTGCCCGGAACATGGTTTACACCCAACAATTCCGACAACGTTTCCGAGCCGCTTTGTCCGGTGGGCACCATGGCACGAGACAACTGGCCGGAGCGCGCCCCAACTTACCAGGATGTGTTTCAAACGATGGAGGGTGGCTTGGGTTATTGGGCAGGAAACCGGTTTCATTATGGCCCGCCAAAGTACAGTATGAATGCAACACCAGATTGTTATAACAACCAGATCGCATCACCGGGTTGGCCCTTCTTTGGGTCTTCTTCTCCTTTGTCCGATAACCTCCTGGGCATTGCTCAACTGAGTAACCGAATGCTTATACCGCCCGATGGTTTACCCTTTGAGGGCGAGCCACGTGGTGAGCTGGTTGGGTATGGTTATATTGCTCTGCCACTTACAGAGGCGCGTTCTGACCCTCAGCCAACCGGGAATCAAAACTGGACGCTCTTTTTAAACTCAGAAAATTTCAAAGGGCCATTGGCCTATTACCTACCCGAGACCTGGAGCAAAATCTCACGTGATTATCCGTTTGACCATGGGCGCGGCTTGGATGCGCGGCCCATACGAGATGGCTTGGCGGGTTCCATGGAAATCAATACGGTCCCACAGTTTCAGTCGATTGATAGCGCAGGAGTTCGCTACTCCAAGATTCCCGTTTTGCAATTTCCGATAAACGAAGAGAACAAGACAGTCTTGGTGCGCGACGTCACCTTCTACTCCAAGCAGGCACTCTTTAACGGCGTAGAGAGC is from Deltaproteobacteria bacterium and encodes:
- a CDS encoding class I SAM-dependent methyltransferase; its protein translation is MALSIQNYLQRENKGLKANWYRAKTSFTGIKRLVTLPQEDKQACIDAYKFFQSMQNGEPTKTEDETRAVAAYYKVLNNMLSVFDLEKLYIPPQLDENQGLYGNQLLCEQDMLKELNLSDPSGSHLLDMGCGRGRVAYHLATSTGGKVSGYNIDANQLESAVSWANECNMEDRLHFQVGNHHEPLAYDSESFDGCYSVQAVWPFFKKEELDDHAKEMHRVLKPGARYSCAEYLLTPHFDWDNQEHVTLHKSYLPTLAATQSMYPADVCAALERAGFNIILSAPSKSAAWPICEQKRDLILTARRAIRGLEKMGLMPPWVEESLNLLQTGGESWTTAEKANIADLNWRIVAEKPA